Proteins encoded together in one Marinithermus hydrothermalis DSM 14884 window:
- a CDS encoding MFS transporter — protein sequence MRGVRVSAVSVFGVFALAYFLSYFFRSANAVIAGDLVREVGLSAGALGLMTSVFYLAFAAAQVPLGWGLDRWGPRFVTPGLMLVGAVGSWVFAEADSFGELVLGRALLGLGMAGILMGGLKAFSRWFAPHRFATVSGALVAVGASGALVAATPLAWLAGVLGWRAVFAWGAGVIALVALLIVGLTRNTPEGDRLEGGAVGPGGLGEVFRDARFWRMAPLALVTAGTFFAVQSLWGGPYLFDVYGASPVQAGNALFALSLAAVVGYGVSGVLADRWGVGRVMLAAGLGFAGVLGVLAAFPGELGWVGVGLVYAAFGFLGAFNIVLLAHARLVFPPHLTGRAVTAVNLFGIGGVFALQWWMGVVIGVFGRDAAGRYPPEAYALVFGAEALLVLAALWWYAPLVGERAAARRG from the coding sequence ATGCGGGGCGTGCGTGTGAGTGCGGTGTCGGTCTTCGGGGTGTTCGCGTTGGCTTACTTCCTCTCGTACTTTTTCCGGTCGGCGAACGCGGTGATCGCGGGGGATTTGGTGCGGGAGGTGGGGCTTTCCGCGGGGGCGTTGGGCCTCATGACGAGCGTGTTTTACCTGGCGTTCGCGGCGGCGCAGGTGCCTTTGGGGTGGGGGTTGGACCGGTGGGGGCCGCGGTTCGTGACGCCGGGGTTGATGCTGGTGGGGGCGGTGGGGAGTTGGGTGTTCGCGGAGGCGGACTCGTTCGGGGAGCTGGTGCTGGGGCGGGCGTTGTTGGGGTTGGGCATGGCGGGGATCTTGATGGGGGGGTTGAAGGCGTTCAGCCGGTGGTTCGCGCCGCACCGGTTCGCGACGGTGTCGGGCGCGCTGGTGGCGGTGGGGGCGTCGGGGGCGCTCGTGGCGGCGACGCCGCTCGCGTGGTTGGCGGGGGTGTTGGGGTGGCGTGCGGTGTTCGCGTGGGGCGCGGGGGTGATCGCGCTGGTGGCGTTGTTGATCGTGGGGTTGACGCGGAACACGCCGGAGGGGGACCGGCTGGAGGGCGGTGCGGTAGGGCCGGGGGGGCTGGGGGAGGTGTTTCGGGACGCGCGGTTTTGGCGGATGGCGCCGCTTGCGCTGGTGACGGCGGGCACGTTTTTCGCGGTGCAGAGCCTGTGGGGCGGGCCGTACCTGTTTGACGTGTACGGCGCCTCCCCGGTGCAGGCGGGGAACGCGTTGTTCGCGTTGAGCTTAGCGGCGGTCGTGGGGTACGGGGTTTCGGGGGTGCTCGCGGACCGGTGGGGGGTGGGCCGGGTGATGCTCGCGGCGGGGCTGGGGTTCGCGGGGGTGCTGGGCGTGCTGGCGGCGTTCCCAGGGGAGTTGGGTTGGGTGGGGGTGGGGCTCGTGTACGCGGCGTTTGGGTTTTTGGGGGCGTTCAACATCGTGTTGCTGGCGCACGCGCGGCTGGTCTTCCCGCCGCACTTGACGGGCCGGGCGGTGACGGCGGTGAACCTGTTCGGGATCGGGGGGGTGTTCGCGCTGCAGTGGTGGATGGGCGTGGTGATCGGGGTGTTCGGGCGGGACGCGGCGGGGCGGTACCCGCCGGAAGCGTACGCGCTGGTGTTTGGGGCGGAGGCGCTGCTGGTGCTGGCGGCGCTTTGGTGGTACGCGCCGCTCGTGGGGGAGCGGGCGGCGGCGCGGCGAGGGTAG
- a CDS encoding maltose ABC transporter substrate-binding protein, giving the protein MRRWVAGCLVWMASALAAGPVTVWTPFEGAELEWLRAQAARFEAATGTPVEVVAMPLEEIRPRFILEAPRGRAADLVVPVPHGWVGEMAAAGVLEPVEGFVTEAYLADLVPVALEAFRYGGAGFGFPVSAEAVALIYNKRWVPEPPASWEAFLGLARRLTTGETFGFLYDLGDPYLGYGWFRAYGAFVFGRRADGSWDPAVLGLGGEAGYRAARFIQALRYGYGLVPAGVDDGVVDGAFREGAVAMTLNGPWAVEGYREAGLAFGVAPMPAPPGGRAWGPFVEVQGIVLNAYSRHKIAAVNFAKMLVRPDAQVGLSRVGGRIPVSRGALAALEDDPVVRGFAAVIALGEPVPNIPEIGRVWGPWREALRRVLERPDADVERIMDRMVEEIRRGLQGE; this is encoded by the coding sequence ATGCGGCGTTGGGTAGCGGGATGCCTGGTGTGGATGGCTTCGGCCCTCGCGGCGGGGCCGGTCACGGTCTGGACGCCTTTCGAGGGGGCGGAGCTGGAGTGGCTGCGGGCGCAGGCCGCGCGGTTCGAGGCGGCCACGGGAACGCCCGTGGAGGTCGTCGCGATGCCGTTGGAGGAGATCCGGCCGCGGTTCATTCTGGAGGCCCCGCGGGGCAGGGCGGCGGACCTGGTGGTTCCGGTGCCGCACGGCTGGGTGGGGGAGATGGCCGCGGCGGGGGTCCTCGAGCCGGTGGAGGGGTTCGTGACGGAGGCGTACCTCGCGGACCTGGTGCCGGTGGCCCTCGAGGCTTTTCGGTACGGGGGGGCGGGGTTTGGTTTCCCGGTGAGCGCCGAGGCGGTGGCCTTGATCTATAACAAGCGGTGGGTGCCGGAGCCGCCCGCGAGTTGGGAGGCGTTCCTGGGGTTGGCGCGGCGGCTCACTACGGGCGAGACCTTCGGGTTCTTGTATGACCTGGGTGACCCGTACTTGGGGTACGGGTGGTTCAGGGCGTACGGCGCGTTCGTGTTCGGGCGGCGCGCGGACGGGAGCTGGGACCCGGCGGTGTTGGGCCTGGGGGGGGAGGCCGGGTATAGGGCCGCTCGGTTCATTCAGGCCCTGCGCTACGGGTACGGTTTGGTTCCGGCGGGCGTGGATGACGGCGTGGTGGACGGGGCGTTCCGGGAGGGGGCGGTGGCCATGACCCTGAACGGCCCGTGGGCCGTGGAGGGGTACAGGGAGGCCGGGCTGGCGTTCGGGGTCGCGCCCATGCCCGCGCCGCCCGGGGGGCGGGCCTGGGGGCCGTTCGTGGAGGTGCAGGGCATCGTGCTGAACGCGTACTCGAGGCACAAGATCGCCGCGGTGAACTTCGCGAAGATGCTGGTGCGGCCCGACGCGCAGGTGGGTTTGAGCCGGGTGGGGGGGCGCATCCCGGTCTCGCGCGGGGCGCTGGCCGCGCTCGAGGACGACCCGGTGGTGCGGGGGTTCGCCGCCGTGATCGCGTTGGGGGAGCCCGTGCCGAACATCCCGGAGATAGGGCGGGTCTGGGGGCCTTGGAGGGAGGCGTTGCGGCGCGTGCTGGAGCGGCCGGACGCGGACGTGGAGCGGATCATGGACCGGATGGTGGAGGAGATCCGCCGGGGCCTTCAGGGGGAGTAG
- a CDS encoding TIM-barrel domain-containing protein: MHPVDFTHWRLEPRTLQLTGPTFSARVEARPHAWRILVYQRPQDAEKSSWAVASTQRRPLTFDGRTARAPNLPPLELTLAPFAFTFAELSATGLLAHEQATWRTAAAAALDPLKPTQPEPPTDGYPLGGGLELRLAERPARRYFGLGERTGFLDKKGRRYTHWNTDALDHHETTDPLYQAHPFLIGVEDGRAWGVFLDETWPSVFDLAATTPHQSALFTPGPTLDLYLIPGPTVREVVAGFTGLTGTPPLPPLWALGFHQCRWGYPDAGSVRAVADAFATHDIPLSALWLDIDHMDGYRVFTFHPARFPEPERLIGALRERGVRTVVIVDPGVKKEAGYPVYEDGKRLRAFVETPRGDEVVGEVWANPAVWPDFTRPEVRAWWADLHRYYLEKGVAGIWNDMNEPSAFRIEGTPPQQTGKTLPLGARHGKASHAEVHNVYGLAMSQAAHEAQRRAAPTRRPFVLTRAGFAGIQRYAWVWTGDNQSHWSHLEMSIPMLLNLSLSGVAFAGADIGGFSEDATPELVTRWTWLGAFYPLMRNHSSKTSRRQEPYAFGAPWTHPMRQAIRFRYQLLPYTYTLAEEAHRTGAPLMRPLFYEFPEDETAYTLHDAFLYGPALLVAPITRPAQTHRAVYLPPGRWQDWWTGEVLEGPRWIVAEAPLDAIPLYLREGHAVPTTTPEPRETARFDPLVFRAFPTGPSRGEVYEDDGDGPTPGRRSRLEVHDRTARFDGPRAGRTVRVEVLTPEGERAALELAPP; the protein is encoded by the coding sequence ATGCACCCCGTCGATTTCACGCACTGGAGGCTCGAGCCCCGCACCCTCCAGCTCACCGGCCCAACCTTCTCGGCCAGGGTGGAGGCCCGGCCGCACGCCTGGCGCATCCTCGTCTACCAGCGCCCCCAGGACGCCGAAAAAAGCAGCTGGGCGGTGGCGTCCACGCAGCGGCGCCCCCTCACCTTCGACGGCCGCACGGCCCGCGCCCCAAACCTCCCGCCCCTCGAGCTCACCCTCGCCCCCTTCGCCTTCACCTTCGCGGAGCTCTCCGCCACCGGCCTGCTCGCGCACGAGCAGGCCACCTGGCGCACCGCGGCGGCCGCAGCCCTCGACCCGCTTAAGCCCACCCAACCCGAACCCCCAACCGACGGGTACCCCCTCGGGGGCGGGCTCGAGCTGCGCCTCGCGGAACGCCCGGCCCGGCGGTACTTCGGCCTGGGGGAACGCACCGGCTTCCTGGACAAGAAGGGCCGCCGCTACACCCACTGGAACACCGACGCGCTCGACCACCACGAGACCACCGACCCCCTCTACCAGGCCCACCCCTTCCTCATCGGGGTGGAGGACGGCCGGGCCTGGGGGGTGTTCCTCGACGAAACCTGGCCCAGCGTCTTCGACCTCGCCGCGACCACGCCCCACCAGAGCGCGCTCTTCACCCCCGGCCCCACCCTCGACCTCTACCTGATCCCGGGACCCACGGTGCGCGAGGTGGTGGCGGGCTTTACCGGCCTCACCGGCACCCCGCCCCTGCCGCCCTTGTGGGCGCTCGGGTTCCACCAGTGCCGCTGGGGTTACCCCGACGCCGGGAGCGTGCGGGCGGTGGCGGACGCCTTCGCGACGCACGACATCCCCCTCTCCGCCCTCTGGCTGGACATCGACCACATGGACGGGTACCGGGTCTTCACCTTCCACCCCGCGCGCTTCCCGGAGCCCGAGCGCCTCATCGGCGCGCTGCGAGAACGGGGCGTGCGCACCGTGGTCATCGTGGATCCCGGGGTGAAGAAGGAAGCGGGCTACCCGGTCTACGAGGACGGGAAGCGCCTCCGAGCCTTCGTGGAAACCCCCCGCGGCGACGAGGTCGTGGGGGAGGTGTGGGCCAACCCCGCCGTCTGGCCCGACTTCACCCGTCCGGAGGTGCGCGCGTGGTGGGCTGACCTCCACCGCTACTACCTCGAGAAAGGCGTCGCCGGGATCTGGAACGACATGAACGAACCCTCGGCCTTCCGCATCGAAGGAACGCCCCCCCAGCAGACCGGGAAGACCCTCCCCCTAGGCGCCCGCCACGGGAAGGCCAGCCACGCGGAGGTGCACAACGTCTACGGACTCGCCATGAGCCAAGCCGCCCACGAAGCCCAGCGGCGCGCCGCGCCCACGCGCCGCCCCTTCGTCCTGACGCGCGCCGGGTTCGCCGGGATCCAGCGCTACGCCTGGGTCTGGACCGGGGACAACCAAAGCCACTGGAGCCACCTGGAGATGAGCATCCCCATGCTGCTCAACCTGAGCCTCTCCGGCGTGGCCTTCGCCGGCGCGGACATCGGGGGGTTCTCCGAGGACGCCACCCCCGAACTCGTGACGCGCTGGACCTGGCTCGGCGCGTTCTACCCCCTCATGCGCAACCACTCCAGCAAGACCAGCCGCCGCCAGGAACCCTACGCCTTCGGGGCGCCCTGGACCCACCCCATGCGCCAAGCGATCCGCTTTCGCTACCAGCTCCTCCCCTACACCTACACCCTGGCCGAGGAAGCCCACCGCACCGGCGCGCCCCTGATGCGCCCCCTCTTCTACGAGTTCCCCGAGGACGAAACGGCCTACACCCTTCACGACGCCTTCCTGTACGGCCCGGCCCTCCTCGTCGCCCCCATCACGCGCCCCGCCCAGACCCACCGCGCGGTCTACCTCCCCCCAGGCCGCTGGCAGGACTGGTGGACGGGCGAGGTCCTCGAAGGGCCCCGCTGGATCGTCGCCGAAGCCCCGCTCGACGCCATCCCCCTCTACCTGCGCGAAGGGCACGCCGTCCCCACCACCACCCCCGAACCGCGCGAAACCGCCCGCTTCGACCCCCTCGTCTTCCGCGCCTTCCCCACGGGCCCCAGCCGCGGCGAGGTCTACGAGGACGACGGGGACGGCCCCACCCCGGGCCGGAGAAGCCGCCTCGAGGTCCACGACCGCACCGCCCGCTTCGACGGCCCCCGCGCAGGCCGGACGGTACGGGTGGAGGTACTCACCCCAGAAGGCGAACGCGCGGCACTCGAGCTGGCTCCCCCCTAG